The proteins below are encoded in one region of Chitinophagales bacterium:
- a CDS encoding mechanosensitive ion channel, producing MLESILKFKLFTIKDTPFYLENIILSVLIVLFIMVAYILLVRFVLNPYFKRRKIEPGRVYAIKQLIKYVLVIIAFLLVVQTLGFKISKLWAAGAALLVGIGLGLQQTFNDFASGIILLMEGSVQKGDWIKVGEMEGVVKKIGMRTSLITTRRNISIIVPNSQITVNNVINLSHFNKTTLHIVPVGVAYGSDTHLVKKVLLECAERHSKVLPGAFVRFVNFGDSSLDFQLLFWSNEYQKIEDVKSDIHFMIDAAFRKYNIEIPFPQRDLHVKGGSKIENIVSYQKDIDAEETSRKFSEPKKE from the coding sequence ATGTTAGAAAGCATATTAAAATTTAAGCTATTTACTATAAAGGACACTCCTTTTTACTTAGAAAATATTATACTATCGGTATTAATAGTGTTGTTTATTATGGTAGCATACATATTATTAGTACGATTTGTTTTAAACCCGTATTTTAAAAGAAGAAAAATAGAGCCGGGCAGGGTTTATGCCATAAAACAGTTAATAAAATATGTGCTGGTAATTATTGCTTTTTTGTTGGTAGTACAAACACTGGGTTTTAAAATATCTAAACTATGGGCAGCCGGTGCGGCACTTTTAGTAGGTATAGGTTTAGGTTTGCAACAAACATTTAACGATTTTGCTTCAGGTATTATTCTGCTTATGGAAGGCTCAGTACAGAAAGGCGACTGGATAAAAGTGGGAGAGATGGAAGGTGTGGTTAAAAAAATAGGAATGAGAACTTCTTTAATTACCACCCGAAGAAATATTTCTATTATAGTTCCCAATTCGCAAATAACGGTAAATAATGTAATAAACCTTAGCCATTTTAATAAAACAACACTTCACATTGTGCCAGTAGGTGTGGCTTATGGTAGCGATACGCATTTAGTTAAAAAAGTACTCCTTGAATGTGCCGAAAGACATAGCAAGGTGCTCCCCGGTGCATTTGTGAGATTTGTAAATTTTGGCGATTCATCTTTAGATTTTCAGTTGCTGTTTTGGAGCAATGAATATCAAAAAATAGAAGATGTTAAGAGTGATATACATTTTATGATAGATGCGGCATTTAGAAAATACAATATAGAAATTCCGTTCCCTCAGCGAGATTTACATGTTAAAGGTGGTTCAAAAATAGAAAACATAGTTAGCTACCAAAAAGATATAGATGCAGAAGAAACTTCAAGAAAATTTAGTGAACCTAAGAAAGAGTAA